Proteins co-encoded in one Aethina tumida isolate Nest 87 chromosome 7, icAetTumi1.1, whole genome shotgun sequence genomic window:
- the LOC109606972 gene encoding cytochrome P450 4C1-like has translation MKCGFRDSLLITEVPKWKKNRKLISKSFNQEILNSFLDVIYEKTCILTRILGKLNFKENSMFDLFKQYTLDTFCEATLGIESSILVNNETKFAEAISEGQKLVMSRALNPLEMNEFMFNNFFSKSKIIRNFLEYMNDFIQNIIDKKRILLNENKYVFNKNKLPVLDLLLQNYTKENLNDEYIRSEMLLFAAAATDTTAYTMSYTCLLLAMNPKIQENVYKEVMEVVGEDRTIDCNTLVHLKYTEMVINEALRLIPVIPLLGRHTTAEINLGEIVIPENTEIIINILSLHRNPEIYPDPLKYDPDRFLPEEVAKRPQYSFVPFSGGPRNCIGQKYAMMVMKMTIANIVRNFRISTKHKSIEEFKFESSVVMNVAHPVDCSFSFR, from the exons ATGAAGTGTGGCTTCAGAGATAGTTTGCTAATAACCGAAG ttccaaaatggaagaaaaatagaaaattaatttccaagaGTTTTAATCAGGAGATATTGAATTCGTTTCTCGAtgtaatatatgaaaaaacttgtattttaacaagaatattaggaaaattgaatttcaaagAGAATAGTATGtttgatttgtttaaacaatacaCATTAGATACTTTTTGTG aagcgACATTGGGAATTGAATCTTCAATTCTAGTAAATAATGAGACAAAATTTGCTGAAGCTATTTCAGA AGGGCAAAAATTAGTGATGTCTCGAGCACTGAATCCATTAGAAATGAATGAGTTCATGttcaacaatttcttttcaaaatCTAAAATCATTAGAAACTTTCTTGAATATATGAATGACTTCattcaaaat attatcgATAAGAAAAGAATACtgttaaatgaaaacaaat atgtatttaacaaaaataaattgcccGTTCTTGATTTATTGCtgcaaaattatacaaaggaGAACCTAAATGATGAATATATCCGAAGCGAAATGCTTCTGTTCGCTGCAGca gCCACAGATACAACTGCTTATACTATGTCATATACGTGTTTACTGTTGGCTATGAATCCTAAAATACAA gaaaatGTTTACAAAGAAGTTATGGAGGTTGTTGGAGAGGATAGAACAATAGATTGTAATACTCtagttcatttaaaatacactGAAATGGTTATAAATGAAGCTTTAAGATTAATTCCTGTTATTCCATTACTTGGACGACACACAACTGCCGAAATAAATTTAG GTGAAATAGTCATCCCAGAAAacacagaaataattataaacatattgaGTTTGCACAGAAACCCGGAAATTTATCCGGATCCCCTGAAATACGATCCGGATAGATTCCTACCCGAAGAGGTCGCAAAAAGGCCCCAATACAGTTTCGTACCTTTTTCTGGTGGTCCAAGAAACTGCATCG GTCAAAAATATGCAATGATGGTTATGAAAATGACTATAGCAAATATTGTGAGAAACTTTAGAATTTCAACTAAACACAAATCGATAGAAGAGTTTAAATTTGAGTCTAGTGTTGTGATGAACGTGGCTCATCCTGTTGACTGTAGTTTTAGtttcagataa
- the LOC109602776 gene encoding programmed cell death protein 6-like isoform X2, translating to MSQFQSPMPSREFLWDVFSRVDKDRSGFINAEELQQALSNGTWSPFNPETVRLMIGMFDRRNMGQVSFDDFGALWKYVTDWQNCFRSFDRDNSGNIDRNELKTALVTFGYRLSDNLINILIRKFDRHGNGTILFDDFIQCCIILYTLTASFRQHDTDQDGVITIHYEQFLTMVFSLKI from the exons atgagtCAATTTCAATCGCCAATGCCTAGCAGGGAATTCCTGTGGGACGTTTTTAGCAG GGTGGATAAAGACAGAAGTGGTTTTATTAATGCTGAAGAATTGCAACAAGCATTATCAAACGGAACATGGAGCCCCTTCAATCCGGAAACAGTTCGCCTTATGATTG gTATGTTTGATCGAAGAAACATGGGGCAAGTCAGCTTTGATGATTTTGGAGCACTGTGGAAATACGTGACGGACTGGCAGAATTGTTTTAGATCATTTGATAGAGATAATTCAGGAAACATTGACAGGAATGAGCTGAAAACAGCTTTGGTAACATTTGGTTACAGGCTATCAGACAATTTGATCAACATTCTCATCCGCAAATTCGACAGACACGGGAACGGAACCATTCTGTTTGATGATTTCATTCAGTGctgcattattttatat ACTTTAACTGCCTCCTTTAGACAACATGACACTGACCAGGATGGAGTGATTACAATTCACTATGagcaatttttaacaatggtTTTCAGCttgaagatttaa
- the LOC109607277 gene encoding probable cytochrome P450 4d14, with translation MIFEICVTILVGLWIYYNILEQKHREKYKKFYALPTPKTLPLIGNIHYGFNEDNLLGIIQSLVKDGGNPCVLYLPKRNYLTSNPEELKIILNHPNALDKSFIYDTLREVFQSSLLMTDVTQWKKNRKMISKGFNQVILDSFVDVFYEKSCILIDILRKFNIDGDNMFHLFERYTLETFCEATLGVESSLLTDNDTTFVKAITEGQRMTMARLMSLIQRNDFIFKHFYKKGKILIEIKNYVMDFVQNIIDKKRIAMGEDNYIFNKNKLPVLDLLLENYEKKNLTDQYIKEEMTLFAGAATDTTAYSMAYTCCLLAMHPEVQEKVYKEAMDIVGQDRIIDCNDLIALKYTEMAINEALRLLPVVPIIGRQATADINLGEMTIPKNTGIFIYIFALHRDPKIYSNPLKYDPNRFSPEEIAKRPQYSFIPFSGGPRNCIGWKYAMMIMKMTIANIVRNFKITTKHKSVEEFEFESSIVMNMKYPMDCHFHPR, from the exons AtgatattcgaaatatgtgttACAATTTTGGTTGGGCTATGGATATACTACAATATCCTAGAACAGAAACACagagaaaaatacaaaaaattttacgCACTTCCAACGCCGAAAACGCTGCCTCTTATCGGAAACATCCATTATGGATTCAACGAAGACA ATTTATTAGGAATTATACAATCTTTAGTGAAAGATGGTGGAAATCCCTGTGTTCTTTATCTGCCCAaacgtaattatttaacatccaATCCTgaagaattgaaaataattttgaatcatCCGAACGCTCTcgacaaaagttttatttatgatacttTAAGAGAAGTGTTCCAAAGTAGTCTACTGATGACTGATG ttacaCAGTGGAAAAAGAACAGGAAGATGATTTCCAAAGGTTTCAATCAAGTAATATTGGATTCCTTTGTCgatgttttttatgaaaagagctgcattttaattgacattttacgaaaatttaatattgatggaGACAATATGTTTCATTTGTTTGAAAGATATACTTTGGAAACTTTTTGcg AAGCCACATTGGGAGTTGAAAGTTCTCTATTGACGGATAACGATACTACATTTGTTAAAGCTATTAcaga GGGTCAGCGTATGACAATGGCTAGGTTAATGAGTCTTATCCAAAGGAatgactttatttttaaacatttttataaaaagggaaaaatactgattgaaattaaaaattacgtaatggattttgttcaaaat ATCATTGATAAGAAACGAATTGCTATGGGCGAAGATAACT acatatttaacaaaaataagctACCAGTTCTCGATCTATTACTTGAGAACTACGAAAAGAAAAACCTGACTGACCAGTACATCAAGGAAGAAATGACTCTATTTGCTGGTGCA gcTACAGATACTACAGCCTATTCAATGGCTTACACATGTTGTTTATTGGCAATGCATCCTGAAGTacaa GAAAAGGTTTACAAAGAAGCCATGGATATTGTCGGACAAGATAGAATCATTGATTGCAATGATTTGATTGCATTAAAATACACAGAAATGGCGATAAATGAAGCATTACGACTTCTGCCTGTAGTTCCTATTATTGGACGACAAGCAACTGCAGATATAAATTTGG GTGAAATGACTATTCCAAAAAATAcgggaatatttatatacatttttgctTTACACAGAGACcccaaaatttattcaaatcccTTGAAATACGATCCAAACAGATTTTCGCCAGAAGAAATTGCAAAGAGACCGCAGTACAGTTTCATACCGTTCTCTGGCGGACCAAGAAATTGTATCG GCTGGAAATACGCAATGATGATTATGAAAATGACAATAGCAAATattgtaagaaattttaagattactACAAAACACAAATCAGTGGAAGAATTCGAATTCGAGTCCAGCATTGTAATGAATATGAAGTATCCAATGGATTGTCATTTTCATCCAAGATGA
- the LOC109606971 gene encoding programmed cell death protein 6-like: MSHFHSPMPNRDFLWGVFQRIDTDRSGFINAQELQQALSNGTWSPFNPETVRLMIGMFDKRNMGQVSFDDFGALWKYVTDWQNCFKSFDRDNSGNIDQQELKAALTTFGYRISDQLVSVMISKFDRHGNRTIYFDDFIQCCIILHTLTAAFRQHDTDQDGVITIHYEQFLNMVFSLKI, translated from the exons ATGAGCCACTTTCATTCTCCAATGCCCAATAGAGATTTTCTTTGGGGCGTATTCCAAAG AATTGATACAGACAGAAGTGGTTTTATAAATGCCCAGGAGCTTCAACAGGCGCTCTCGAACGGAACATGGAGCCCCTTCAATCCTGAAACAGTCCGTCTTATGATCG GCATGTTTGATAAGAGAAATATGGGTCAAGTGAGTTTTGATGACTTTGGGGCGCTATGGAAATACGTGACGGACTGGCAAAACTGTTTTAAGTCATTCGACAGGGACAACTCTGGTAATATTGATCAACAGGAGCTTAAGGCTGCCCTTACAACTTTCGGCTACAGAATTTCTGATCAATTGGTCAGTGTTATGATCAGCAAATTTGACAGGCATGGGAACAGAACTATATATTTTGACGACTTCATTCAGtgttgtattattttacat acattAACAGCAGCCTTTAGGCAGCATGATACAGATCAGGATGGTGTGATAACAATACATTATGAACAGTTTTTGAACATGGTTTTCagcttgaaaatttaa
- the LOC109602764 gene encoding tRNA pseudouridine(38/39) synthase, with translation METETVKILKKENNLEDCSKEELIRRIKSLEAHNVQLKRIIAKSGENESQQRPNQKPFDFSKCHFRHVFIKFYYLGWDYNGFAVQEDTTETIENYLFKALIKTCLIKDRSTSNYHRCGRTDKGVSSFGQVISLDIRSKLTKETENNLQDELDYCQILNSVLPENIQCVGWSPVNDDFSARFNCKSRMYKYFFPRGQLNVEKMREASRFLLGTHDFRNLCKMDVGNGVVQFTRNIEFIAIEPENFSHDNEYSMYVITIKGKAFLWHQIRCIMGVLILIGQNREDVNVIKELLDVDQNPRKPEYHMASEIPLNLYYCDYNDVNWTYNSSNLVNVIKRLKKCWIFHGIKECMIRHMISSLQSILKTMPQEESDEICLSEYLMQGIRYKKYIPLMKRQKCESLEEKIKHFAKRKRIEVIKENNS, from the exons ATGGAAACAGAGacggttaaaattttaaaaaaagaaaataatcttGAAGATTGTTCCAAAGAG GAACTTATCAGGAGAATAAAATCTCTTGAAGCCCATAATGTTCAACTAAAACGTATAATCGCTAAATCTGGAGAAAATGAATCACAACAAAGACCTAATCAAAAACCATTTGATTTTTCTAA gtGCCATTTCAGACATGTGTTCATAAAGTTTTACTACCTAGGTTGGGATTACAATGGTTTTGCTGTCCAAGAAGACACCACTGAAACCATAGAGAATTACTTATTCAAAGCATTGATAAAAACTTGTTTGATAAAAGATAGATCAACATCAAATTATCACAGATGTGGCAGAACAGATAAAGGTGTGAGTTCATTTGGCCAAGTCATTTCACTCGATATCAGAAGCAAACTTACCaaagaaactgaaaataatttacaagatGAATTGGATTATTGTCAGATTTTGAATAGTGTCTTGCCAGAGAATATACAGTGTGTTGGTTGGAGTCCTGTGAATGATGACTTCAGTGCCAGGTTCAATTGCAAGAGTAGGATGTACAAATACTTTTTTCCCAGGGGTCAGCTGAATGTAGAGAAAATGAGGGAGGCTTCCAGATTTTTGTTGGGGACACATGATTTCAGGAATCTGTGTAAGATGGATGTGGGTAATGGTGTTGTGCAGTTCACTAGGAATATTGAGTTTATTGCAATTGAACCAGAAAATTTTAGTCATGATAATG AATATTCAATGTatgtaataacaataaaaggcAAAGCCTTCTTGTGGCACCAAATCAGATGTATAATGGgggtgttaattttaattggacaAAATAGAGAAgatgtaaatgtaattaagGAATTATTGGATGTTGATCAGAACCCTAG gaAACCTGAATATCACATGGCAAGTGAAATACCTTTAAATTTGTACTATTGTGATTACAATGATGTAAATTGGACTTACAACTCCTCCAACTTAGTGAATGTTATCAAAAGGCTTAAAAAATGTTGGATTTTTCATGgcattaa agAATGTATGATTAGACACATGATATCAAGTTTACagagtattttaaaaacaatgccTCAAGAGGAATCAGATGAAATTTGTctttcagaatatttaatgCAAGGCATaagatacaaaaaatatataccttTAATGAAAAGGCAAAAATGCg aaAGCTTAGAGGagaaaatcaaacattttgcTAAAAGAAAGCGGATTGaagtaattaaagaaaacaacagttga
- the LOC109602776 gene encoding programmed cell death protein 6-like isoform X1 has translation MSQFQSPMPSREFLWDVFSRVDKDRSGFINAEELQQALSNGTWSPFNPETVRLMIGTFLHSLKVSYNLILFIAGMFDRRNMGQVSFDDFGALWKYVTDWQNCFRSFDRDNSGNIDRNELKTALVTFGYRLSDNLINILIRKFDRHGNGTILFDDFIQCCIILYTLTASFRQHDTDQDGVITIHYEQFLTMVFSLKI, from the exons atgagtCAATTTCAATCGCCAATGCCTAGCAGGGAATTCCTGTGGGACGTTTTTAGCAG GGTGGATAAAGACAGAAGTGGTTTTATTAATGCTGAAGAATTGCAACAAGCATTATCAAACGGAACATGGAGCCCCTTCAATCCGGAAACAGTTCGCCTTATGATTGGTACGTTTTTACATAGTTTGAAAGTatcttacaatttaattttatttattgcaggTATGTTTGATCGAAGAAACATGGGGCAAGTCAGCTTTGATGATTTTGGAGCACTGTGGAAATACGTGACGGACTGGCAGAATTGTTTTAGATCATTTGATAGAGATAATTCAGGAAACATTGACAGGAATGAGCTGAAAACAGCTTTGGTAACATTTGGTTACAGGCTATCAGACAATTTGATCAACATTCTCATCCGCAAATTCGACAGACACGGGAACGGAACCATTCTGTTTGATGATTTCATTCAGTGctgcattattttatat ACTTTAACTGCCTCCTTTAGACAACATGACACTGACCAGGATGGAGTGATTACAATTCACTATGagcaatttttaacaatggtTTTCAGCttgaagatttaa